Within Vicia villosa cultivar HV-30 ecotype Madison, WI linkage group LG1, Vvil1.0, whole genome shotgun sequence, the genomic segment AAGGAATAGGGCGAGGAACTGGACGCGGTGAAGGCTCGGCTGAACGAAAGGGAGGCTGCTCTGGTGGACGTGCAAGGCCAATACACCTTGCTCTCCAGGACTCTGTATGGAACAATACTGTCTTCCTCGGTTAGGGAGGCCTCTCTTCGCCGTTCTCAGGCTCCTGCTGAGGATGAGTCGGAAGAGGAGAGGGCTCTTTTAACCCGGGCAGACTTGATTCAATATATCAGAGTCTTGGGGCGCGGCTGTGTGGCGGCTGCCGAGGATACCTATCACTCCACTGTGGCCCAGCTTAAATTGAAGAATCCGGGGGTGGAATTGGTGATCGAAGGTACCGGGCCTTACCATCGTGTGGAGGGTGACCAGATTGTTTCTCCGGCCTTTGGGGAGGAGCCCGTGACGCAGGAAGCTGAGGAGGTCCAAgtcgaggaaggtgtttgaagatTTTCTATTTGTGTCTAAGTGTGGGGCCTGCGCGCCCGTATTTTTGTAATGTTGTTTTTCTAGGGGGTATGCCCCCCATTTTGATTTTGTACGCACATTCACCAGCTCGGCCTAGATGGCCGTAGTTGGGCACATTTTCGGGTTTTTTGCTCGTTTTTATTTAACGTACTTAGTTTTTAACGCTTATGTTATTTTCTTTGGAACTTGTGCGCATGCGTTATGCGTTTTTGAGAAATGTGTCATTGGTTCCCAACGTATTTTCTCTTTAAAGGCTTTGTTTGCTTCCCGATGTTGCTATTCCCCTTCTTCATAtataaaaggaggtcttatgGGCCTCTCTTTCTTCATTTCTCGCAGGGATGGGTGGAGCTAACAAGAAGAAGGTATCCTCAACCTCATGTTCCCGTGGAGTGAAaaagtgaaggagaagaagcAGGCTTCGATCGGTTCTGCTTCTCGTTCTCATGGCTCTCTTAGTTCAGATGCTCGTGCTCGGGCGACTGGTGTGAGAGTCGTGGTTGACGCTAATGGTTCTGAGAtcgagtgggatgaagattggtatcagTATATTCACTCAGAGGAATTTGCCAATCGGGAGGAGTGAAGAGTTTTCTATTCAATTAgtgtttgttttgtaatttttatgaacGATGAATAAAAATACCGTTGCTGttcttttgtgtgtttatttttcattttatgaaGATTTGCTCGACTTATAATTTACTGATCGCCCAGTGTGTGGAACTGTGGTCGATTGCCCGGGACATGTGCCTGGCATTGGGTGAGTCTCGGATTTCATTGTGCTGAGCTCCGGGGCTCATGGCGTGAATGTTCCCCTCGCGAGCGGGGCGTTCTACCTTTTTGGTACATGATTACGACGGGGATGCTCGGTATTCGGGCCCCCCCCCGAAGGACAAAGAGTCTGTTCGATTAATAGAGCAGGCTTCTATCGCTTTGTTACATTTATAGGTGCTCGGCGCGTACCAGGCCGCACCTGTGGTTTTAACTGTAGTATTGTttaagtttttcagcgttccaaggtcgagcgagttcttctcctaGAAAATTCTCTAGGTAGTAGGCCCCGTTTTCTGTCTTTGCTCGGATGCGATAGGGGCCTTCCCAATTCACGGCCAGTTTGCCTTCTCTGGAATCTTTGTGGCTTCTTTTTAGCACTAAGTTGTCTACTTTAAATTCCCGTTTAGTAACCTTCGCGTCATGTCTTAGGGCAATTTTTTGCTTGAGTGAAGCTTCACGTAGAGCGGCCCGGGTGCGAATTTCCTCGACCAGGTCGAGTTCTTCCCTGATTGCCTCGATGTTGCCCTCTGTCTCGAGTGGCTCTTCGATGCGTCTCGAGGGCACATGTATTTCGACGGGGATCACGGCCTCCGTTTCGTACGTCAGTCGGAAGGGGGTATCCCCGGTGGTGGAGTGTGGGGTGGTGCGATAGGCCCACAGGACGCTTTGCAGCTCTTCTATCCATCCCCTTTTTATCTCATCTAGTCTTCTTTTGAGGCCCCTCAAGATTACTCTGTTAGCAGCCTCTGCTTACCCGTTCGTTTGTGGATGTTCGACCGACGCGAAATGTTGCTTCGTTCCCAATTTCGTGACGAACTCTTGGAAGCGTCCGTCTGTGAaatgggtgccgttgtcggtgatgatAGACAATAGTACCCCGAACCgggcgaggatgtttcttttgtagaagcGGAGTACGTTCAAGGATGTGATTTTGGCCAATGGCTCTGCCTCgatccacttggtgaaatagttgACCGCAACTATTAGGTACTTGTTCTGATTGCTTCCGGTCACGAATGGACCGAGGAGATCCATCCCCCACCATGTGAACGGCCAGGGAGATGATAAGGACTTGAGTTCGTTAGGGGGTGCGAGTTGCATGTCCCCGAAACGTTGGCATTTGTCACATTTCTTCACGTATTCTTTGGCGTCGTCTTGCATCGTCGGCCAATAGTAGCCTGCTCGGAGGGCTTTCCGAGCGAGTGATCTTCCTCCTAGATGTTgggagttgattccttcgtgtaTCTCTTGGAGTATGTGGGGAACTCTGCCATCGTCTATACATTTGAGGAGAGGTATGGAAAATCCTCGTCGGTAGAGGCGATTTTCGACTAAGacgtacgagcaggctctcctttGGATGGTGGAGGCCTCTTTTGGATCAGTGGGCAGGATGTCACTATTTAGGTAATTGTATACGGGCGTCATCCAACCGGTTGTGTCCCTAATTGCGCTTACGAGTGATATTGAGGATGGGGTTTCGGTACTGGGTTTTGGCAATATCTCCTGGATTACGGATTTGTTACCTCCCTTCTTTCTTGTGCTCGCCAGTTTTGATAGGACGTCTGCCCGAGCGTTGTGTTCCCTTGGAATGTGTTTTACTTTGGTGCTTCTGAATCGGGCCAGTCTTTCTTTTACGAGGGTCAAGTATTCGGCGAGGGCTTCGCTTTTGACCTGATATTCGCCCGAGATGTGGGATCCGACCAGTTGAGAGTCGGTGAACACCTCAATGTCTTCGGCTTCTAAGTCGTTTGTGAGGCGCAACCCGGCTAGCAGGGCCTCATACTTTGCTTGGTTGTTGGACGTTGGGAATGATAGTGAAATGGATACCTCTATGAGGGTTCCTTCTCCATTTTCAAGAATGATCCCTGCTCCGCTGCCGATTGAGCTTGAAGTATCGTCCACGTATAAGGTCCATTTTCgggtgttgttgtttgttgtttcggGGAAGGCCATTTCGGCTACGAAATCTGCCAAGACCTGTGCTTTAAGGGCTTTTCTTCCTTCGTATTTGATGTCGAACTCCGCAAGTTCCAACGACCACCggagcattctcccggccatgtcggGGCGTGCAAGCAATTGTTTTACGAGTTGCTCGGTTCGCACGACTATGGTATGTGCTAGGAAATAGTGTCTGAGTCTTCGGGCTGCGGTTATTAATGCGATTCCGACCTTTTCGATCTGTTGAAATCTGATCTCGGGACCCTGGAATGCTTTGCTTGTGAAGTAAATGGGTTTCTGGCCTTCCGGGGTTTCTCATATCAAGGTCGTGCTGACGGCTTCGGTGGATACGGCGAGATAGAGGTATAAGATTTCTCCGGCTTCCGGCCTAGATAAAACTGGTGGGCTGGATAGTGCCCGCTTGAGGTGGGAGAGGGCACGTTCGCACTCTTCCGTCCATTCGAATGCGGTCTCTTTGCGCAAGAGTTTGAATAGTGGCAGGGCATGCCGCGGGGATTTGGCCACGAACCTGGATAGTGACGTGAGCATGCCGTTCAAGGTTTGGATTGACTTCTTCGAATTTGGAGTGGGCAAGTCCGAGAAGGCCCTGCATTTATCCGAGTTGGCTTCGATTCCTCTTTCTGTTAAGTAAAagccgaggaattttcctgcgCGGACGCCGAATGTGCACTTTTCCAGATTGAATCTCATTTTACACTTTCGGGCTTGCTCGAAAACCTTTTTAAGGTGAGCGGCGTGATCGGTTTCCCTTTGGGATTTGAtgatcatatcgtccatatagACTTCGAGCATATCGCCTTTCTCTGCTCGGAATACTTTTTTCATCATGCGTTGGTACATCGCACCAGCGTTCTTCaaaccgaagggcattacgttgtattATTAATTGCacgattcggtcatgaaggccgtATATTTCTTGTCATTTTTAGCCATGGGTATTTGGTTATACCCGGAATACGCGTCCATAaatgaaagtaatttaaaaccggcggaattatcgactagtttatCTTTATTAGGGAGAGGATAAGCATCTTTTGGGAaagccctattaagatcggtgtagttagtgcacatgcgccattttccatttgattttttaacaagtacaacatttgagAGCCAAGTAGTGTACTTGGCCTCAGATATAAACTtagcctctaggaggtcttttacagctagttCGGTCGCAACCGTTTTTTCTGGTGACTGTTTTCTTCTCCTCTGAATGACGGCCTTGCAGGCAGGGTCGATGGTTAGGTGATGGCAAGCTATTTCTGGGTCGAGGACGGGCATCTCTGTAGCGCTCCAAGCGAATAGGTCGGCGTTTTTACGGAGGCAAGCTTTGAGTTTTCTTTTGGCCAGGTCTGGCAGGTCTGATCCGATCTTGACTCCCCTGGTCGAATCTTCTCCGAGGGTCACGAGTTCGAAGTCTCCGTCAGGGATCGGCCGGAGGATGTGGGGCATAGATTTGCTGGTTTCTGAGGTAGCGTTGGTCACTGTCTTCTCTTGGGCTGGTGTCTTTATCGCGCTCAGGCCCTTGGCGGAGGCTTCGAAACACCTCTTGGCTGCTTCGATGTCGCCATTGAGAGTTGCTACTTGTCCTTTGGTCGTATAGTATTTAAGCTTGAGGTGCACGGTTGAAGGGACCGCAATTAGTTCGGTTAGAGTGGGGCGTCTGAGGATGCACTAGTATATTGATGGGCAGTCGATGACCAGAAATTGGACTTTCACTGCCCTTGTGGTCTCTGCCGATCCGATCGAAACTATGAGTTCCACGAACCCCCATGGCTTGGTTACCGTGCCATTGAATCCTTGTAAATTCGACTCTACGTATGGGGTAAGGTGACTGTTGTTCAGCTGCAATGTTTTGAAtagttgggagtacatgatgtccactGAACTTCCCTGGTCGACCAATATGCGTCGCACATTAAAATTAGCCATCCGAGCTCGGATGAGGAGTGGGATGGTCGCGTTAGGTGCTCCTCCAGGCAGCTCTTCTTTGTAAAAATATATTGAGGAAGGACTGCCTTTGGCGTGGTCGAAGGTCGAGGCTACGCTCGCGCTGGCCGAGATTAGCTCGTCGAATTTGCGTTTTACGGATCCGTTGGTCAGTTTGCTGAAACCCCTGCCGGATATAACCATTGCGGATAGGAACATCTCCTATGTGCTGTAGGAGGAGTTGGTGGTTGTCACGTTGGCCCAGTCAGGGAGATAAAAATCTTCCAGCCTGGTAACGCTCATTGCCACTTGCATGGCGGGCGTATCTTCCGCCGGCTTTTCCTCGGTGACTGGTTTAGCTTCTCTAGCGGCCTCCTGCTTCTTCTCATATTGCTTCAGATGTCCCTCCCTGATTAATATCTCTATGGCATCCTTAAGGTGGATGCAATCTTCGGTGTTGTCCTCGTGGCCTTTGTGGAATCGGCAGAATTTCGATTTATCCATGTTTGGCCGCGCGGGCAAGCTCTTCGGGAACCGGACCTTGCCCGTATGAAACTCGGCGTTTGCGCATTCGTTCAAGATGCGCTCCCTTGAAGCGTTCAGCGGGGTGTACTCTCGGGATTTCCCCGCAAGGGTTTTGTAGTCCTTGAGGTCCCGAGTCTTGTCGTCCTTCTTTTTATCAGTTCCCCGGCGAGACTCATCTTGGCGTGCATTTTTACTGCTCTCTTCGTGCCTGGAATTGCGGACAGCGTGGGCGGCTTCTTTCTCCTCATACTGTATGTAGGCCTGGGCTTTGAGGAAGAACTCGTCAAGAGTGGCCGGTGTTTCAATTCCTACGGCTTTAGCGAAGTCCGAGCGTGGTCGGAGGCCGCGCTCGATCAAGAATTTCTTCATATGGGCAGTGGTGGATACTTGTACGGCTTTCTTATTAAATCTTTCTATGTACGCCCATAGAGACTCGTCCTTTCCTTGGATAATGGCTTCCAAGGAGGCTTCTGACTTGGGGTGTCTTCGGGAGGCCGTGAAATGTCTAGAAAAAAGTTTTCCGAGCACCCTCCATGATGTGATGGACTCGTCGGGCAAACATTTATACCAGGTCATGGCTCCTTTGCGCAGGGTGGTAGGGAACAAACGACATTTGATAGCACTGGGCACCCCTTTGTAATCGAGAAAGGCATCGATGTTCTCTATGTGTTCTTCCGGATCGGTGGTCCCGTCGTATGTGCCTAGTGGAGGTGGTTTTTCGAGACCGGTTGGCAGGGGAGCTTCCAAGATTGCCTGGGACAGAGGACCATGGCGCTCCTCTTCGTCGTCGCTGGCGGCCGGAGAAAAAGATCGGCTCTGACTACGCTTGCGTCGCCTCCGGTTGTCGTCGTGCCTGGCCGGGGGTGCTATAGACTTCCTTCTTGACCAAGGGGACTATGAACGATGTCGGGAACGCTGGTCGCTCGACCCTTTTTTGGAAGAGGGATCCCCGTTCTCCCTGGGGGAGGGAGAACGTGGGCGTTTCTTGGTGACCATTTCGCGTCGAGAACGAGTTTTGTGATCGGGGGGAGTTTTTGAGCGGCGCTTCTTCTCGAGAGCCCCGTTTCGGTCACTTTGCTGTTGTAAGAGCGCATTGGTTTGGGCAAGAGCAGCTAGAACAGCGATTATGGTCTAGTCTTAAGGAGTTTGTCCTTTGAAGAGGAAGGGGTTGCCCAGAATTTCTTCGTGGTTGTCCTTCCTGCTTGTATCTTCGAAACGATGAGATTGATCATCTTGGAGATCTTTAGGGGAAGGGGACGCTGTGACACCGTCTCGAGAGACGGTGTTTCTGGGAGGCGGAACGACGGAGATGTCGTTTTTCTTGAGTATTGCAGCGTCTAATGAAGAGGGATCTTCGTTATTGCCGGCCATGAGTGATGATTTGATTAGAGCTTTGGTTCCTGGATTCTTGCAGGAGGCAAGAATGGATCAAGAAGGTGCAAGAAAAAGGAACGGGGGAGCTAgaattcccacagacggcgccactgatcttaccgagcatatcagatggccagcaacaatgaaggcttgaagttcgggatgatgaatatgagaaaaaagggttgtacctgcaaggcactccgatgccaaagtaagtatgtatttcacaaggtacaacaaagtgatagggtttttggggtaagaaaagattaccttgccctctgtatgtagagggctatttatatgaTGTTTTTGAACGGATTAGACTCCTCCTTCTGGGGCGGATATTTAGGAGACGTGTGGACTGGTTGTTTGCCGAGCACGAGGGGTCCTCGTGGTTGATTGCTTGGCAAGTATGCTCGGTCTGGTCGGGCGGAAACTGCCATATGTGATCCGATGCGTATTGGGCCGAAGGGGAGAAGGGCCCAATTGA encodes:
- the LOC131655637 gene encoding uncharacterized protein LOC131655637, with translation MAGRMLRWSLELAEFDIKYEGRKALKAQVLADFVAEMAFPETTNNNTRKWTLYVDDTSSSIGSGAGIILENGEGTLIEVSISLSFPTSNNQAKYEALLAGLRLTNDLEAEDIEVFTDSQLVGSHISGEYQVKSEALAEYLTLVKERLARFRSTKVKHIPREHNARADVLSKLASTRKKGGNKSVIQEILPKPSTETPSSISLVSAIRDTTGWMTPVYNYLNSDILPTDPKEASTIQRRACSYVLVENRLYRRGFSIPLLKCIDDGRVPHILQEIHEGINSQHLGGRSLARKALRAGYYWPTMQDDAKEYVKKCDKCQRFGDMQLAPPNELKSLSSPWPFTWWGMDLLGPFVTGSNQNKYLIVAVNYFTKWIEAEPLAKITSLNVLRFYKRNILARFGVLLSIITDNGTHFTDGRFQEFVTKLGTKQHFASVEHPQTNG